The following are encoded together in the Streptomyces flavofungini genome:
- a CDS encoding fumarate hydratase, with translation MPEFAYSDLLPLGEDTTPYRLVTSEGVSTFEADGRTFLKVEPQALRKLAAEAIHDIQHYLRPAHLAQLRRIVDDPEASGNDKFVALDLLKNANIAAAGVLPMCQDTGTAIVMGKRGQNVLTEGGDEEALSRGIYDAYTKLNLRYSQMAPLTMWEEKNTGSNLPAQIELYATDGGAYKFLFMAKGGGSANKSFLYQETKAVLNEASMMKFLEEKIRSLGTAACPPYHLAIVVGGTSAEFALKTAKYASAHYLDELPAEGSATGHGFRDKELEEKVFELTQRIGIGAQFGGKYFCHDVRVVRLPRHGASLPVAIAVSCSADRQATAKITAEGVFLEQLEADPARFLPETTDEHLGDDENVVRIDLNQPMDDILAELTKHPVKTRLSLTGPLVVARDIAHAKIKERLDAGEEMPQYLKDHPVYYAGPAKTPEGYASGSFGPTTAGRMDSYVEQFQAAGGSKVMLAKGNRSQQVTDACATHGGFYLGSIGGPAARLAQDCIKKVEVVEYEELGMEAVWKIEVEDFPAFVVVDDKGNDFFQNPAPEPTFTSIPVRGPGLA, from the coding sequence ATGCCAGAGTTTGCGTACTCCGATCTGCTCCCGCTGGGAGAGGACACCACCCCGTACCGGCTGGTGACCTCCGAGGGTGTGTCCACCTTCGAGGCCGACGGGCGCACGTTCCTCAAGGTCGAGCCTCAGGCGCTGCGCAAGCTCGCCGCCGAGGCGATCCACGACATCCAGCACTATCTGCGCCCGGCCCACCTGGCGCAGCTGCGGCGCATCGTCGACGACCCGGAGGCGTCCGGCAACGACAAGTTCGTCGCCCTCGACCTGCTGAAGAACGCGAACATCGCGGCGGCGGGCGTGCTGCCCATGTGCCAGGACACCGGCACGGCCATCGTCATGGGCAAGCGCGGCCAGAACGTGCTCACCGAGGGCGGCGACGAGGAAGCCCTGTCGCGCGGCATCTACGACGCGTACACGAAGCTGAACCTGCGCTACTCGCAGATGGCCCCGCTCACCATGTGGGAGGAGAAGAACACCGGCTCCAACCTCCCCGCCCAGATCGAGCTGTACGCGACCGACGGCGGCGCCTACAAGTTCCTCTTCATGGCCAAGGGCGGCGGCAGCGCCAACAAGTCCTTCCTCTACCAGGAGACGAAGGCGGTCCTGAACGAGGCCTCCATGATGAAGTTCCTGGAGGAGAAGATCCGCTCGCTCGGCACGGCGGCCTGCCCGCCGTACCACCTGGCGATCGTCGTCGGCGGCACGTCCGCCGAGTTCGCCCTGAAGACCGCGAAGTACGCCTCCGCGCACTACCTGGACGAGCTGCCCGCCGAAGGCTCCGCGACCGGCCACGGATTCCGGGACAAGGAGCTGGAGGAGAAGGTCTTCGAGCTGACGCAGAGGATCGGCATCGGCGCGCAGTTCGGCGGCAAGTACTTCTGCCACGACGTGCGCGTGGTGCGCCTGCCCCGGCACGGCGCCTCGCTGCCCGTCGCGATCGCCGTGTCCTGCTCGGCCGACCGCCAGGCCACCGCGAAGATCACCGCCGAGGGCGTCTTCCTGGAGCAGCTGGAGGCCGACCCGGCGCGGTTCCTGCCGGAGACGACGGACGAGCACCTGGGCGACGACGAGAACGTCGTCAGGATCGACCTCAACCAGCCGATGGACGACATCCTCGCCGAGCTGACCAAGCACCCGGTGAAGACCCGCCTCTCCCTCACCGGACCGCTCGTCGTCGCCCGCGACATCGCGCACGCCAAGATCAAGGAGCGGCTCGACGCGGGCGAGGAGATGCCGCAGTACCTGAAGGACCACCCGGTGTACTACGCGGGTCCGGCCAAGACCCCCGAGGGTTACGCCTCCGGTTCCTTCGGGCCGACCACGGCCGGGCGCATGGACTCCTACGTGGAGCAGTTCCAGGCCGCCGGCGGCTCCAAGGTGATGCTGGCCAAGGGGAACCGCTCCCAGCAGGTCACGGACGCGTGTGCCACGCACGGCGGCTTCTACCTGGGCTCGATCGGTGGTCCGGCGGCGCGGCTCGCGCAGGACTGCATCAAGAAGGTCGAGGTCGTCGAGTACGAGGAGCTCGGCATGGAGGCCGTCTGGAAGATCGAGGTCGAGGACTTCCCGGCGTTCGTCGTCGTCGACGACAAGGGCAACGACTTCTTCCAGAACCCGGCCCCCGAGCCGACGTTCACGTCGATTCCGGTGCGGGGGCCGGGTCTGGCGTAG
- a CDS encoding ricin-type beta-trefoil lectin domain protein, with product MKRVQRVRRAGASRLRGTLTAAAAVTVLIGGAATAAPARAADPKGPAPTATPLPPELEKIRAAEATKLYGDPAERPLADRKTGLISLGDSEISGEGVGTYEPGTDGPDNWCHRSPDAAIHRTGIPADVTYNVACSGARTANIRIGGQKQYADELVQSDNLAIKARNTRIKTILLVVGANDDLQFAPVMTDCVTRYLTLQGPCAPKYKDGWQARVDALVPKVEQSVRDLRTVMDRAGYAGDDYKLVVMGYPSPIGPDFRDNPQFPGKLACGGLGYDSDTEWGRNEAVPAFERGMRRAAKNSGALYLDNSRLFHGHEVCMEDTWARGLYVDLTNPFPPDSNSVRQSFHPNARGHAAFASCLTQLHNSGWREGSCADPASTGGAKLYEGAWDDAYKPLTNEATKTCVDVDASSSRNGTKVQGWDCTGNRNQTWWYDSDRRSLHTGLTQDRCLDVPGGAYEEGTAVTLWNCHGGTNQKFVKQSGTLRPAADSTLCLTLAGAKDPLRLQKCTGAANQRFA from the coding sequence ATGAAGCGCGTTCAACGCGTCAGACGTGCCGGCGCGAGCCGACTGCGCGGCACACTCACGGCGGCGGCCGCCGTCACGGTCCTGATCGGCGGGGCCGCGACGGCCGCCCCGGCCCGGGCCGCGGACCCCAAGGGCCCCGCCCCCACGGCGACGCCCCTGCCGCCGGAGCTGGAGAAGATCCGCGCGGCCGAGGCCACCAAGCTGTACGGCGACCCGGCCGAGCGCCCGCTCGCCGACCGCAAGACGGGCCTGATCTCCCTCGGCGACAGCGAGATCAGCGGCGAGGGCGTCGGGACGTACGAGCCGGGCACCGACGGCCCCGACAACTGGTGCCACCGCTCGCCGGACGCCGCCATCCACCGCACCGGCATCCCCGCGGACGTCACGTACAACGTGGCCTGCTCGGGCGCGCGGACCGCCAACATCAGGATCGGCGGCCAGAAGCAGTACGCGGACGAGCTGGTGCAGAGCGACAACCTCGCCATCAAGGCCCGCAACACCCGGATCAAGACGATCCTGCTCGTCGTCGGCGCCAACGACGACCTCCAGTTCGCCCCCGTCATGACCGACTGCGTGACCCGCTACCTCACCCTCCAGGGCCCGTGCGCCCCCAAGTACAAGGACGGCTGGCAGGCCCGCGTCGACGCGCTCGTGCCCAAGGTCGAGCAGTCCGTGCGCGACCTGCGCACCGTCATGGACCGGGCGGGCTACGCGGGCGACGACTACAAGCTGGTCGTCATGGGCTACCCGAGCCCGATCGGCCCCGACTTCCGCGACAACCCGCAGTTCCCCGGCAAGCTGGCCTGCGGGGGGCTCGGGTACGACTCCGACACCGAGTGGGGCCGCAACGAGGCCGTGCCCGCCTTCGAACGCGGCATGCGCAGGGCCGCGAAGAACTCCGGCGCGCTCTACCTCGACAACTCCCGGCTCTTCCACGGCCACGAGGTCTGCATGGAGGACACCTGGGCCCGCGGCCTGTACGTGGACCTGACCAATCCGTTCCCGCCGGACTCCAACTCGGTGCGCCAGTCGTTCCACCCCAACGCCCGCGGCCACGCCGCCTTCGCCTCCTGCCTCACCCAGCTCCACAACTCCGGCTGGCGCGAGGGCAGCTGCGCCGACCCCGCGTCCACGGGCGGCGCCAAGCTGTACGAGGGCGCCTGGGACGACGCGTACAAGCCGTTGACGAACGAGGCCACCAAGACCTGCGTCGACGTGGACGCGTCGAGCAGCCGCAACGGCACCAAGGTCCAGGGCTGGGACTGCACCGGCAACCGCAACCAGACCTGGTGGTACGACTCCGACCGGCGCTCCCTGCACACCGGACTGACCCAGGACCGCTGCCTGGACGTCCCCGGGGGCGCGTACGAGGAAGGCACCGCCGTCACCCTCTGGAACTGCCACGGCGGTACCAACCAGAAGTTCGTCAAGCAGTCCGGCACCCTGCGCCCGGCGGCGGACAGCACGCTCTGCCTGACCCTCGCGGGAGCCAAGGACCCCCTGCGGCTCCAGAAGTGCACGGGCGCGGCGAACCAGCGGTTCGCCTGA